A single genomic interval of Shewanella psychropiezotolerans harbors:
- a CDS encoding efflux RND transporter permease subunit, whose amino-acid sequence MNLTRLAISRPVTTSMFFVAILLFGLASSRLLPLEMFPGIDMPQVNIEVPYKGSTPAEVERDITSILEESLATMGGIEELRSSSSQNGAEIELRMKWGENVATKSLEAREKIDAVRHLLPKDVERVFIRQFSTADMPVLNLRISSDRELSGAFDLLDKQLKRPLERVEGVSQVTLYGVEQKQIEIRINADKLSASGISIPYLQQRLQQENFIVSAGILRANSRVYQVSPKGEFRNLDDINAVVLKPGITLGDIATISFSLPERLDGRHLDKNYAVGLDVFKESGANLVDVSARVMKVIEAAKQDEQFDGIKLFVMEDQAYGVTSSLNDLLTAGLIGGLLSFAVLYLFLRNLKMTLVVVTSVPISICMTLAAMYLLGYSLNILSMMGLLLAVGMLIDNAVVVTESVLQEKQAKGSSSSKESDSAVLTGVNKVSLAVLAGTLTTGIVFLPNIFGVKVELTIFLEHVAIAICISLAASLLVAKTLLPLMLSKMNIEVETKDKESKLQTYYHKSLDWILTRPRTSGVISLIILASTALPLSMVNQDQSDGEGNNKLYINYQVEGRHNLDVTEAMITKMETYLYANKDKFHIDSVYSYYAPDRGQSTLILKQDTQVDMKDLKQVIREGFPKFSIAKPQFGWGGGNNGLRVTLTGRSTSDLIEISQRVIPLLSEIEGLTDVRSELSGAQQEVVIQIDRQMAARLDLKLNEIASSISMALRGSQLRSFRHDPNGELRIEMSFEQEWRLSLERLKQLPVIRIDNRVYTLDSLASITISPRFDTIRHYDRQTALSIGANLDDLTTEEAQEKITQVMETVNFPAGYGYSLRGGFEKQDEDQAVMATNMLLALAMIYIVMAALFESLLLPTAIITSILFSITGVFWGLLFTGTPMGVMVMIGILILMGIVVNNGIVLVDQINQKEPALDKLSGEISQVCISRLRPVLMTVGTTVLGLLPLALGDTQLGGGGPSYSPMAIAIISGLTFSTVTSLYLVPLCYQALYRMRYNAAVRLGRANSLSRRLMPWAY is encoded by the coding sequence CGCCATTCTCTTATTTGGTTTGGCTTCGAGTCGCTTGCTGCCTTTAGAGATGTTTCCTGGCATAGATATGCCTCAGGTGAACATAGAGGTGCCTTACAAGGGCTCCACTCCGGCCGAAGTCGAGCGTGATATCACCAGTATTTTGGAGGAATCGTTAGCCACCATGGGCGGAATAGAAGAGCTGAGATCCAGCTCTTCACAAAATGGCGCCGAAATTGAGCTCAGAATGAAGTGGGGAGAGAACGTCGCCACTAAAAGCTTAGAGGCCAGAGAAAAAATCGATGCAGTGAGACACCTGCTGCCAAAAGATGTTGAGCGTGTCTTTATCAGGCAGTTCTCAACCGCAGATATGCCGGTGCTAAATTTAAGAATATCCAGCGACCGCGAGCTATCCGGAGCATTTGACCTGCTCGATAAGCAGCTTAAACGTCCGCTGGAGCGAGTCGAAGGTGTTTCTCAGGTGACGCTATACGGCGTCGAACAGAAGCAGATTGAGATCAGGATAAATGCCGATAAGTTGTCGGCCAGTGGGATCTCTATCCCCTATCTTCAGCAGCGCCTGCAACAGGAAAATTTTATCGTCAGCGCGGGGATCTTGAGAGCCAACTCGCGAGTCTATCAAGTCTCTCCTAAGGGAGAATTTAGAAACTTAGATGATATTAACGCCGTTGTGCTTAAACCTGGTATCACGCTTGGCGATATCGCCACTATCAGCTTCTCGCTTCCCGAGCGTTTAGATGGCAGGCACTTAGACAAGAACTACGCGGTAGGCTTGGACGTTTTCAAGGAGTCGGGCGCTAACCTGGTCGATGTGTCTGCAAGAGTGATGAAGGTCATCGAGGCTGCCAAGCAAGACGAGCAGTTTGACGGCATCAAGTTATTCGTCATGGAAGATCAGGCTTATGGGGTCACATCGTCATTGAACGATCTCCTGACCGCCGGCCTAATAGGTGGCCTGCTCTCTTTTGCTGTCCTGTATCTGTTTCTCAGAAACCTGAAGATGACTTTAGTGGTGGTGACCTCTGTCCCCATCTCTATCTGTATGACATTGGCCGCCATGTACCTGTTAGGGTATAGCCTCAACATTCTCTCCATGATGGGCTTGTTACTCGCCGTCGGCATGCTTATAGATAATGCCGTGGTCGTCACCGAGAGCGTATTACAGGAGAAACAAGCCAAGGGCTCAAGCTCCAGCAAAGAGTCTGATTCTGCGGTACTGACCGGGGTGAACAAGGTGTCACTGGCGGTCCTCGCCGGTACACTCACCACTGGCATCGTATTTCTGCCCAACATCTTCGGCGTAAAAGTCGAATTGACCATCTTCCTGGAGCATGTGGCCATCGCTATCTGTATCTCTCTGGCAGCGTCACTTTTGGTCGCGAAAACCTTACTGCCACTGATGCTCAGTAAGATGAACATAGAGGTCGAAACCAAAGATAAAGAGAGCAAACTGCAGACCTACTATCACAAGAGTCTGGATTGGATCTTAACCAGGCCACGTACCTCAGGTGTAATATCTCTCATCATTTTGGCATCCACTGCCCTGCCCTTAAGCATGGTCAATCAAGATCAATCCGATGGTGAGGGCAACAATAAACTCTACATCAACTATCAGGTTGAGGGACGACACAATCTCGACGTCACCGAGGCGATGATCACTAAAATGGAGACCTATCTCTATGCCAATAAAGATAAATTCCATATCGACTCTGTCTATAGCTACTACGCACCCGACCGCGGCCAATCGACCCTAATCCTGAAACAAGATACCCAAGTCGACATGAAGGATCTAAAGCAAGTCATACGTGAAGGCTTCCCTAAGTTCTCCATCGCCAAGCCCCAATTTGGTTGGGGCGGCGGTAACAATGGCTTAAGAGTGACCCTGACCGGACGCTCCACCAGTGATCTTATCGAGATAAGTCAAAGAGTGATCCCGCTTCTGTCTGAGATTGAAGGCTTAACGGATGTGAGGTCAGAACTCAGCGGGGCTCAGCAGGAGGTGGTGATCCAGATTGACAGGCAGATGGCTGCCAGACTCGATCTCAAGCTCAACGAAATCGCTTCCAGTATCTCTATGGCCTTAAGAGGCAGCCAACTTAGATCTTTTCGTCATGATCCCAATGGCGAGTTACGCATCGAGATGTCCTTCGAGCAAGAATGGCGCCTGTCGCTGGAGAGATTAAAACAGCTTCCTGTGATCAGAATCGATAACCGGGTCTATACCTTAGATAGCTTAGCGAGTATCACCATCTCGCCAAGATTCGATACCATTCGCCACTATGACAGACAGACGGCCTTGTCTATCGGCGCAAACTTAGATGATCTCACCACAGAAGAGGCACAGGAAAAGATAACTCAAGTGATGGAGACGGTGAATTTCCCTGCGGGATATGGCTATTCACTCAGGGGAGGCTTCGAGAAACAAGATGAAGATCAGGCGGTAATGGCGACCAACATGCTGCTGGCCTTAGCCATGATCTACATAGTGATGGCGGCTCTGTTCGAATCTTTACTGCTACCGACAGCCATCATCACCTCGATCCTGTTTTCCATCACAGGCGTGTTTTGGGGCTTGCTATTTACCGGCACACCTATGGGCGTCATGGTCATGATAGGCATATTGATCTTAATGGGTATCGTGGTGAACAACGGCATAGTACTGGTGGATCAGATTAATCAGAAAGAGCCGGCACTCGACAAGCTATCGGGAGAAATCAGTCAGGTGTGTATTTCACGTCTTCGCCCTGTGCTTATGACTGTCGGCACCACAGTACTGGGTTTACTGCCGCTGGCACTGGGTGATACTCAGCTAGGTGGAGGGGGTCCATCATATTCACCCATGGCCATTGCTATCATAAGCGGCTTAACATTTTCTACCGTGACCAGTCTTTATCTGGTGCCCCTGTGTTATCAAGCCCTATATAGAATGCGCTACAACGCAGCCGTACGCTTAGGTCGTGCAAATAGCCTTTCGAGAAGGCTCATGCCTTGGGCATATTGA
- a CDS encoding MBL fold metallo-hydrolase: protein MIIDNQFAPLSGKIIAALSGIQPGLPKYVVNTHYHGDHTGGNNLFGMNSVIFAHHNVLKRLTGDTSYKTAGLPSVTYHEGTSIHFNGDTLHLIHMGPGHTDGDSVVLWEDKSVIHMGDLFFKNRFPYIDLTTGGSVKGYRDNVASMIRKINKDTKVIPGHGELATKNDLVRFKHMLDKSINWMESKLSSGMSLEQIQLEGIPKGKIDWSWSFITEDKWINTLYEGLKQ from the coding sequence TTGATCATAGATAATCAATTTGCCCCCCTGTCCGGTAAAATTATTGCCGCCCTATCAGGCATTCAACCTGGCCTGCCTAAGTATGTGGTGAATACCCACTATCACGGCGATCACACTGGCGGCAATAACCTGTTCGGCATGAATAGCGTTATCTTCGCCCATCACAACGTGTTGAAACGCCTCACAGGAGACACCAGCTATAAGACGGCAGGATTACCTTCGGTCACCTATCATGAGGGAACCAGCATACATTTTAATGGTGACACACTGCATTTGATCCATATGGGGCCCGGTCACACAGATGGAGACAGCGTAGTCTTATGGGAAGATAAGAGCGTGATCCATATGGGGGATCTTTTCTTCAAAAACAGGTTTCCTTACATAGATCTGACAACCGGAGGCTCGGTGAAAGGCTATCGTGACAATGTAGCCAGCATGATCCGCAAGATAAACAAGGACACTAAGGTCATCCCGGGTCACGGCGAACTGGCCACTAAAAACGATCTGGTTCGCTTCAAGCATATGCTAGACAAGTCGATTAATTGGATGGAGAGCAAGCTTTCATCGGGGATGAGTCTGGAACAGATACAGCTTGAAGGCATCCCAAAAGGTAAAATTGACTGGAGCTGGTCTTTCATCACCGAGGATAAATGGATCAACACTCTATACGAAGGGCTGAAACAGTAA
- a CDS encoding BUD32 family EKC/KEOPS complex subunit, protein MPEQTFEAVVGKILNDNQGTRVLKFEHQGQFYWLKQAEKLTGAMRFLKQSPAKALKIEVETLAMLASKGAQVPRLMCSSADYFVIADVGPTISSWLSDKTLTQEEKQQILNDSATALANLHTLGLAHGRPALRDISWSEGLVHFIDFEASQNSKDIAYQQRRDLLVYIHSLYRYMGPEHEMITPAIQAYRDAGGEAIWLNAKQWLTPWQWIYPGLRLFKDIGGKDLRPMYWLLWHFRQVA, encoded by the coding sequence GTGCCTGAACAAACTTTCGAAGCTGTCGTTGGAAAAATATTGAACGATAACCAAGGGACCCGAGTTCTCAAGTTTGAACATCAAGGTCAATTCTATTGGCTTAAACAAGCGGAAAAACTGACGGGTGCGATGCGATTTCTCAAGCAGAGTCCTGCTAAGGCATTGAAAATTGAAGTTGAAACATTAGCCATGCTCGCCAGTAAAGGTGCACAGGTGCCTCGGCTTATGTGTTCATCAGCAGATTATTTTGTTATTGCCGATGTCGGGCCGACGATCAGTTCCTGGCTCAGTGATAAGACCTTGACTCAGGAAGAAAAACAGCAGATCTTGAATGATAGTGCCACTGCTTTGGCTAACCTACATACGCTAGGACTCGCTCACGGTCGACCGGCCTTGAGAGACATCAGTTGGAGTGAAGGCCTGGTACATTTCATTGATTTTGAAGCCAGTCAGAACAGTAAAGATATCGCCTATCAGCAGAGACGCGATCTACTCGTGTATATTCATAGCCTGTATCGATATATGGGACCGGAACACGAGATGATAACCCCGGCTATCCAAGCCTATCGAGATGCGGGTGGCGAAGCTATCTGGCTGAATGCAAAACAATGGCTCACTCCCTGGCAGTGGATTTATCCAGGCTTGAGACTGTTTAAAGATATCGGCGGCAAAGATCTGCGGCCCATGTACTGGTTGTTATGGCACTTTAGGCAGGTAGCATAA
- a CDS encoding Trm112 family protein, protein MAFDRKLLEIVACPVCKGKLDYDKAKQQLICKADRLAYAINDGIPVLLENKAEPWQDEA, encoded by the coding sequence ATGGCGTTTGATAGAAAATTATTAGAAATTGTTGCTTGTCCGGTCTGTAAAGGAAAGCTGGATTACGATAAAGCCAAGCAACAGTTGATCTGTAAGGCTGACCGTCTGGCCTATGCCATTAACGATGGCATACCTGTACTGCTGGAAAACAAGGCTGAGCCTTGGCAAGACGAGGCATAA